In Drosophila simulans strain w501 chromosome 3R, Prin_Dsim_3.1, whole genome shotgun sequence, a single window of DNA contains:
- the LOC6726760 gene encoding afadin isoform X8, producing the protein MSHDKKMLDREAVRSVIQQWNANRLDLFALSEPDENLLFHGVMRFYFQDAGQKVATKCIRVASDATVTDVIDTLIEKFRPDMRMLSVPNYALYEVHANGEERRLNADEKPLLVQLNWHIDDREGRFLLKNIDQKTTPIEQTDLNFKRKLSKREKKEQKKKEKMAKLSSDPPTSNGSHLGLGNGVSASSGSAHMNGNAGGPGGDGSDAVAGKLYTELPETSFTRSISNPEAVMRRRRQQKLEKKLQQFRSRDGGPDTGGTLKIYGESLCQDVPYKTLLLSIRDCAQAVVREMLTKYGLEKADPVHYCLVQVNSDGTEYILDDDECPLSILMNHPTSRGSIMFHVRRRPADSQPRRRKKKPLGAANGASHISGDREGPVLVEVTHSGDGGRRIKLGSDPVEVGSANTNCLQLFGPSIQPRHCLISLLEGVCTVTPLHTDALTFVNGHHISQPTILHNGSVVMFGRVASYRFLDSPTDGRYNLALSQSQLDSACLYESRSPTSPGSWNDEDGALSSTHKSDYDHHQQANHSSAYHNNNNNSSDHPLSSTLRDVVDSKAGQDQGANSGNYDGQSLEGNLENETKSISSLKSGGSNSQDRSPKMTGSGILAGGGSGSGDTQGQEPILPAVLEFPETHQELFLRHIISELDVNVPHFKLAPVYSLYLCARYRASTHYRPELQPTERAHKLTMFLHHVANLVYSVVQEQYTDPRILAFWMANSSEFLHFLKSDRHISAFSVQAQEVLAEAVQTAFRNLVNCFRLELSQTLNQFLSENIDHDSAAGLVLTVLGSAMALLRRCRVNAALTIQLFSQLFHYINVICFNTIVANSQMCTGDWGKVMTERLQLLELWAERQGLELAADCHLAKINQCAQFLQAPKSSVEEIQQLACSCFRLNSLQMAALLQQEKLPRNLVDTAIRMAESVADELTRADGREVRLEESPELHLALLLPDDGFSCDVVRGIPTGLVDFLNPLQQQGMCRLAAQPTSIGLWTVYMHQFNARSSSAMSNKLPQPELQLIKLHKNSNGMGLSIVAAKGAGQEKLGIYIKSVVPGGAADADGRLQAGDQLLRVDGQSLIGITQERAADYLVRTGPVVSLEVAKQGAIYHGLATLLQQPSPVIQREASPSNFLQHLNTGQQRRHSSFQQQARYYNNSISDDSLNRSRRESFACMRASSPPVRRLSASCLQEELCALGHQLHIDPRYRDTRPIARSASSLYLGNDQSGYYHPPPMAPCVTHFSPMRPLRKTPPPSIYIEEYQDEPAKDSQESFGNFAAYSDAHQPLNEEGIASMALSDEIPFIDDEEEEKQHQQRPCMATSSCSSTVKRNPAAGYRKTVSFDLEQAGDGEPGAIGIDRKYHTHDAISHYAASASSTESLMAEQSERIPLIQKIRRELNSKRATNCSADGFSSGGSGSNSQRSSSESIERMPLLRQNHSPCQRQLNTQRSHKR; encoded by the exons ATGTCACATGATAAGAAGATGTTGGATCGCGAGGCAGTACGTTCAGTGATACAGCAATGGAATGCCAATCGATTGGATCTGTTTGCGCTCTCCGAGCCAGACGAG AACCTGCTCTTCCATGGCGTTATGCGCTTCTACTTCCAAGATGCTGGCCAGAAAGTGGCCACCAAATGCATTCGCGTGGCTTCCGACGCCACCGTCACAGATGTCATAG ACACACTCATTGAGAAATTCCGTCCCGATATGCGGATGCTATCCGTGCCCAACTACGCCCTTTACGAAGTGCATGCCAATGGCGAGGAGCGTCGTCTCAATGCCGACGAGAAGCCACTACTCGTGCAGCTGAATTGGCATATTGACGATCGCGAAGGTCGATTCCTGCTCAAGAACATAGACCAAAAGACCACT CCCATCGAGCAGACAGATCTAAACTTTAAGAGAAAACTCTCGAAGCGAGAGAAAAAGGAGCAGAAGAAAAAGGAGAAGATGGCAAAGCTGAGCTCCGATCCGCCCACCTCGAATGGCAGTCATTTGGGCTTGGGAAATGGGGTTAGCGCATCCTCGGGATCTGCCCACATGAATGGCAACGCCGGTGGACCTGGAGGCGACGGCAGCGATGCCGTGGCAGGAAAACTGTACACGGAACTACCAGAAACCTCGTTCACCCGATCGATCTCAAACCCGGAGGCCGTGATGCGGCGGCGCCGGCAGCAGAAGCTCGAGAAGAAGCTACAGCAGTTCCGTTCTAGGGATGGTGGTCCCGATACAGGTGGCACGTTGAAGATTTATGGCGAGAGCCTCTGTCAGGACGTGCCCTACAAGACGCTGCTGCTTTCCATCCGGGATTGTGCGCAGGCTGTTGTGCGGGAAATGCTCACAAAATACGGTCTAGAAAAGGCCGATCCTGTGCACTACTGCCTGGTTCAG GTCAACAGTGACGGAACAGAATATATACTCGACGACGACGAGTGCCCGCTATCGATACTCATGAACCATCCGACGTCGCGAG GCTCCATCATGTTTCATGTGCGGAGACGTCCGGCGGACTCACAGCCCCGGAGGCGAAAGAAAAAGCCACTGGGCGCGGCCAACGGGGCCAGCCACATATCCGGAGATCGGGAGGGACCCGTCCTGGTGGAGGTGACGCACAGCGGCGACGGCGGCCGGCGGATTAAGTTGGGCAGCGACCCGGTGGAGGTGGGGTCGGCCAACACTAACTGCCTGCAGCTATTCGGACCCTCGATCCAGCCGAGGCACTGCCTCATTTCGCTGCTGGAGGGCGTTTGCACCGTGACCCCGCTGCACACCGATGCCCTGACCTTTGTCAACGGCCACCACATTAGTCAGCCGACCATTCTGCAT AACGGATCGGTGGTAATGTTCGGACGGGTGGCCTCGTACCGCTTCCTCGATTCCCCCACCGACGGGCGCTACAACCTGGCTCTGTCCCAATCCCAGCTGGACTCGGCATGTCTCTACGAAAG CCGCTCGCCCACATCCCCGGGATCCTGGAATGACGAGGATGGAGCCTTGAGTTCG ACACACAAAAGCGACTACGACCACCACCAGCAAGCAAACCATTCCAGCGCCTAccacaacaataataacaactcCAGTGATCACCCCCTGAGCAGCACGCTGCGGGACGTGGTGGACAGTAAGGCTGGACAGGATCAGGGGGCCAATTCGGGCAACTACGACGGCCAAAGCCTGGAGGGCAATCTGGAGAACGAAACCAAGTCGATTTCCAGCTTGAAGTCAGGTGGTTCCAACAGTCAAGATCG GTCGCCCAAAATGACAGGCTCTGGCATTTTGGCCGGTGGTGGCAGCGGTTCTGGCGACACCCAGGGACAGGAGCCCATCCTGCCGGCTGTCCTGGAGTTCCCCGAAACTCACCAGGAACTCTTTTTGCGCCACATTATCAGCGAACTGGACGTGAACGTTCCGCACTTTAAGCTGGCACCCGTCTACTCGCTCTACCTGTGTGCTAG ATATCGAGCGTCCACACATTACCGCCCCGAGTTGCAGCCCACGGAGCGTGCCCACAAACTGACCATGTTCCTGCACCACGTGGCTAATCTCGTCTACAGCGTAGTTCAGGAGCAGTACACGGATCCCCGAATCTTGGCCTTTTGGATGGCCAACAGCTCGGAGTTCCTTCACTTCCTTAAATCGGATCGCCACATAAGCGCGTTTAGTGTGCAGGCTCAAGAGGTTTTGGCCGAGGCCGTGCAGACTGCGTTTCGCAACCTGGTCAACTGCTTCCGATTGGAACTCTCGCAAACCCTCAACCAGTTTCTCTCCGAGAACATTGATCACGACTCCGCGGCGGGTCTGGTACTGACTGTGCTGGGATCGGCGATGGCCCTTCTTAGACGATGCCGTGTAAATGCAGCCCTAACGATCCAGTTGTTTTCGCAGCTGTTCCACTACATCAATGTCATATGTTTCAATACG ATTGTGGCAAACTCTCAGATGTGCACAGGTGACTGGGGTAAGGTAATGACGGAGCGGCTTCAGTTGCTGGAGCTGTGGGCAGAACGGCAAGGATTGGAATTGGCGGCGgattgccatttggccaagATCAATCAGTGTGCTCAGTTTTTGCAAGCACCCAAATCCTCCGTGGAGGAGATCCAGCAGTTAGCCTGCTCCTGCTTCCGTTTAAACTCCCTTCAAATGGCAGCGTTGCTGCAGCAGGAAAAGCTTCCCCGCAACCTGGTTGATACGGCCATAAGGATGGCGGAATCTGTGGCTGACGAACTAACCCGTGCCGATGGACGAGAGGTTCGGTTGGAAGAATCACCAGAGCTTCACTTGGCGCTTCTGCTGCCCGACGATGGATTCAGCTGTGATGTGGTGCGTGGCATTCCCACCGGTCTCGTAGACTTCCTCAATCCCCTCCAGCAGCAGGGCATGTGCCGTCTGGCGGCCCAACCAACCTCCATTGGCCTTTGGACGGTCTATATGCATCAGTTTAAT GCTCGCAGTTCCAGTGCCATGTCTAACAAACTTCCGCAACCGGAATTGCAGCTCATTAAGCTACACAAGAACAGCAACGGCATGGGCTTATCCATCGTCGCTGCGAAGGGAGCTGGTCAGGAGAAGCTGGGCATCTACATCAAGAGTGTGGTGCCTGGTGGAGCGGCAGATGCAGATGGACGTCTGCAAGCTGGCGACCAGCTTCTGCGCGTGGATGGGCAGAGCTTGATTGGCATCACCCAAGAGAG GGCTGCGGACTACCTGGTGCGAACGGGTCCTGTGGTCAGTTTGGAAGTGGCCAAGCAGGGAGCCATCTATCACGGGCTGGCTACGCTGCTCCAGCAGCCTAGTCCGGTGATCCAGCGTG AAGCTTCCCCCAGCAACTTTCTGCAGCATCTGAATACTGGCCAGCAGCGTCGTCACTCCTCGTTCCAACAGCAGGCTCGGTACTACAACAACTCAATCTCGGACGACAGTCTCAATCGCAGTCGTCGTGAATCTTTTGCCTGCATGCGGGCCTCCTCGCCGCCGGTGAGACGTTTAAGTGCCTCATGTCTGCAGGAGGAACTGTGTGCACTGGGCCACCAGTTACACATTGACCCGAGATACCGTGATACGAGACCAATTGCTCGATCTGCCAGCAGCTTGTATTTGGGTAACGATCAGAGTGGTTACTATCATCCGCCGCCGATGGCACCCTGTGTAACCCACTTTAGTCCTATGCGACCGTTGAGGAAAACTCCACCACCTTCCATCTACATTGAGGAGTACCAGGATGAGCCGGCCAAGGATTCGCAGGAATCGTTTGGAAACTTTGCCGCCTACAGTGATGCGCATCAGCCACTAAATGAAGAAGGTATAGCATCCATGGCGCTATCAGATGAGATTCCTTTTATAGATGACGAagaggaggagaagcagcaccagcagcgacCATGCATGGCCACATCTAGTTGCTCCTCTACCGTGAAAAGAAATCCTGCGGCGGGATATCGAAAAACAGTAAGTTTTGACCTGGAACAAGCAGGAGATGGTGAACCAGGAGCCATTGGAATCGACAGGAAGTACCATACCCACGACGCTATCAGCCATTATGCAGCCAGTGCCTCCTCGACGGAATCTCTGATGGCAGAGCAATCCGAAAGGATTCCTTTGATTCAAAAAATACGCAGAGAGTTAAATAGCAAGAGAGCAACAAATTGCTCGGCTGATGGTTTTAGTTCCGGAGGCTCGGGGTCCAATAGCCAGCGTTCATCCAGCGAATCCATCGAGCGCATGCCGCTGCTCCGGCAGAATCATTCACCCTGTCAGCGGCAACTGAACACCCAGCGTTCGCACAAAAG GTAA
- the LOC6726760 gene encoding afadin isoform X2 → MSHDKKMLDREAVRSVIQQWNANRLDLFALSEPDENLLFHGVMRFYFQDAGQKVATKCIRVASDATVTDVIDTLIEKFRPDMRMLSVPNYALYEVHANGEERRLNADEKPLLVQLNWHIDDREGRFLLKNIDQKTTPIEQTDLNFKRKLSKREKKEQKKKEKMAKLSSDPPTSNGSHLGLGNGVSASSGSAHMNGNAGGPGGDGSDAVAGKLYTELPETSFTRSISNPEAVMRRRRQQKLEKKLQQFRSRDGGPDTGGTLKIYGESLCQDVPYKTLLLSIRDCAQAVVREMLTKYGLEKADPVHYCLVQVNSDGTEYILDDDECPLSILMNHPTSRGSIMFHVRRRPADSQPRRRKKKPLGAANGASHISGDREGPVLVEVTHSGDGGRRIKLGSDPVEVGSANTNCLQLFGPSIQPRHCLISLLEGVCTVTPLHTDALTFVNGHHISQPTILHNGSVVMFGRVASYRFLDSPTDGRYNLALSQSQLDSACLYESRSPTSPGSWNDEDGALSSTHKSDYDHHQQANHSSAYHNNNNNSSDHPLSSTLRDVVDSKAGQDQGANSGNYDGQSLEGNLENETKSISSLKSGGSNSQDRSPKMTGSGILAGGGSGSGDTQGQEPILPAVLEFPETHQELFLRHIISELDVNVPHFKLAPVYSLYLCARYRASTHYRPELQPTERAHKLTMFLHHVANLVYSVVQEQYTDPRILAFWMANSSEFLHFLKSDRHISAFSVQAQEVLAEAVQTAFRNLVNCFRLELSQTLNQFLSENIDHDSAAGLVLTVLGSAMALLRRCRVNAALTIQLFSQLFHYINVICFNTIVANSQMCTGDWGKVMTERLQLLELWAERQGLELAADCHLAKINQCAQFLQAPKSSVEEIQQLACSCFRLNSLQMAALLQQEKLPRNLVDTAIRMAESVADELTRADGREVRLEESPELHLALLLPDDGFSCDVVRGIPTGLVDFLNPLQQQGMCRLAAQPTSIGLWTVYMHQFNARSSSAMSNKLPQPELQLIKLHKNSNGMGLSIVAAKGAGQEKLGIYIKSVVPGGAADADGRLQAGDQLLRVDGQSLIGITQERAADYLVRTGPVVSLEVAKQGAIYHGLATLLQQPSPVIQRALANSKSRSTHSLHTNTSGMGGIGGAAAGGMLGQPNGSHNNANGNGNGNGNEQGFYQNLSVYRAQNQSQPILNERPPIAAHAAMNAYNGSSPLAPQQQPQQQQQSPYQQQQQQHMQANANLPPTRPVSAYYHSQQSAQQQLQQQQQQQQQQQQHSLQQQQFALSSGNLNGQQQQHQHQLTLNNRTKSQQNFQHTLRMQQMMAPSMPNISNMYHHQQQQQQQLPLQQQQQQQQQPLMSSSQSMQNVNDFTGGYQNGSLEYRRSQLHDPSTLYEIQQQQLQQQQQQQQASPNFIALPPKPLGSLQSPNKPNVPPSTAPKPQQQQQRYLGQSLPAEDKPPLPPTATHPLFKATQQIAPGMNYVASTLDPPKGSYVASNQGNNRPLHSGSNPWEREEREKDLEMRREHIRQWREQQISELSQIISRSPMQEEQLKTLILERDFERRAQELQEQEEQDQEQQYDKENVQELFRLAGGGQVSAIQTPITSYRQTEIKLAEMPDSNSLVDSVPPQPPAPTAQPLSSNTQQPKSILKHNRYSEGGVGPSGAPSSPSKSQKSASFADERHLHTEHPISNLAKELNQLTMLDKDNNNETLDAVVPPPPPPERNSSYLIMSQQKLRGSTGNATSSMGLLKTATSNQAAAAVEIKKASLLNTQTNNNNNLSGSLNNNTMQGSPLSAMELNAAYVSATGTGIIGGLGTPPPPPPLMQRDNKRVSFHDEENNFVSGNSQQQQLQQQYIMDNYGMEHQDLDTIREDTSYLQHNLDASMLPSMPATPDAALWNTSVQSTPGVIGAQEVYRDPRTRRLAEKQQQQQQQRAGDAVPEKLSFKEKMKMFALESGEDNTPKDKLKISRAQRDIDAVH, encoded by the exons ATGTCACATGATAAGAAGATGTTGGATCGCGAGGCAGTACGTTCAGTGATACAGCAATGGAATGCCAATCGATTGGATCTGTTTGCGCTCTCCGAGCCAGACGAG AACCTGCTCTTCCATGGCGTTATGCGCTTCTACTTCCAAGATGCTGGCCAGAAAGTGGCCACCAAATGCATTCGCGTGGCTTCCGACGCCACCGTCACAGATGTCATAG ACACACTCATTGAGAAATTCCGTCCCGATATGCGGATGCTATCCGTGCCCAACTACGCCCTTTACGAAGTGCATGCCAATGGCGAGGAGCGTCGTCTCAATGCCGACGAGAAGCCACTACTCGTGCAGCTGAATTGGCATATTGACGATCGCGAAGGTCGATTCCTGCTCAAGAACATAGACCAAAAGACCACT CCCATCGAGCAGACAGATCTAAACTTTAAGAGAAAACTCTCGAAGCGAGAGAAAAAGGAGCAGAAGAAAAAGGAGAAGATGGCAAAGCTGAGCTCCGATCCGCCCACCTCGAATGGCAGTCATTTGGGCTTGGGAAATGGGGTTAGCGCATCCTCGGGATCTGCCCACATGAATGGCAACGCCGGTGGACCTGGAGGCGACGGCAGCGATGCCGTGGCAGGAAAACTGTACACGGAACTACCAGAAACCTCGTTCACCCGATCGATCTCAAACCCGGAGGCCGTGATGCGGCGGCGCCGGCAGCAGAAGCTCGAGAAGAAGCTACAGCAGTTCCGTTCTAGGGATGGTGGTCCCGATACAGGTGGCACGTTGAAGATTTATGGCGAGAGCCTCTGTCAGGACGTGCCCTACAAGACGCTGCTGCTTTCCATCCGGGATTGTGCGCAGGCTGTTGTGCGGGAAATGCTCACAAAATACGGTCTAGAAAAGGCCGATCCTGTGCACTACTGCCTGGTTCAG GTCAACAGTGACGGAACAGAATATATACTCGACGACGACGAGTGCCCGCTATCGATACTCATGAACCATCCGACGTCGCGAG GCTCCATCATGTTTCATGTGCGGAGACGTCCGGCGGACTCACAGCCCCGGAGGCGAAAGAAAAAGCCACTGGGCGCGGCCAACGGGGCCAGCCACATATCCGGAGATCGGGAGGGACCCGTCCTGGTGGAGGTGACGCACAGCGGCGACGGCGGCCGGCGGATTAAGTTGGGCAGCGACCCGGTGGAGGTGGGGTCGGCCAACACTAACTGCCTGCAGCTATTCGGACCCTCGATCCAGCCGAGGCACTGCCTCATTTCGCTGCTGGAGGGCGTTTGCACCGTGACCCCGCTGCACACCGATGCCCTGACCTTTGTCAACGGCCACCACATTAGTCAGCCGACCATTCTGCAT AACGGATCGGTGGTAATGTTCGGACGGGTGGCCTCGTACCGCTTCCTCGATTCCCCCACCGACGGGCGCTACAACCTGGCTCTGTCCCAATCCCAGCTGGACTCGGCATGTCTCTACGAAAG CCGCTCGCCCACATCCCCGGGATCCTGGAATGACGAGGATGGAGCCTTGAGTTCG ACACACAAAAGCGACTACGACCACCACCAGCAAGCAAACCATTCCAGCGCCTAccacaacaataataacaactcCAGTGATCACCCCCTGAGCAGCACGCTGCGGGACGTGGTGGACAGTAAGGCTGGACAGGATCAGGGGGCCAATTCGGGCAACTACGACGGCCAAAGCCTGGAGGGCAATCTGGAGAACGAAACCAAGTCGATTTCCAGCTTGAAGTCAGGTGGTTCCAACAGTCAAGATCG GTCGCCCAAAATGACAGGCTCTGGCATTTTGGCCGGTGGTGGCAGCGGTTCTGGCGACACCCAGGGACAGGAGCCCATCCTGCCGGCTGTCCTGGAGTTCCCCGAAACTCACCAGGAACTCTTTTTGCGCCACATTATCAGCGAACTGGACGTGAACGTTCCGCACTTTAAGCTGGCACCCGTCTACTCGCTCTACCTGTGTGCTAG ATATCGAGCGTCCACACATTACCGCCCCGAGTTGCAGCCCACGGAGCGTGCCCACAAACTGACCATGTTCCTGCACCACGTGGCTAATCTCGTCTACAGCGTAGTTCAGGAGCAGTACACGGATCCCCGAATCTTGGCCTTTTGGATGGCCAACAGCTCGGAGTTCCTTCACTTCCTTAAATCGGATCGCCACATAAGCGCGTTTAGTGTGCAGGCTCAAGAGGTTTTGGCCGAGGCCGTGCAGACTGCGTTTCGCAACCTGGTCAACTGCTTCCGATTGGAACTCTCGCAAACCCTCAACCAGTTTCTCTCCGAGAACATTGATCACGACTCCGCGGCGGGTCTGGTACTGACTGTGCTGGGATCGGCGATGGCCCTTCTTAGACGATGCCGTGTAAATGCAGCCCTAACGATCCAGTTGTTTTCGCAGCTGTTCCACTACATCAATGTCATATGTTTCAATACG ATTGTGGCAAACTCTCAGATGTGCACAGGTGACTGGGGTAAGGTAATGACGGAGCGGCTTCAGTTGCTGGAGCTGTGGGCAGAACGGCAAGGATTGGAATTGGCGGCGgattgccatttggccaagATCAATCAGTGTGCTCAGTTTTTGCAAGCACCCAAATCCTCCGTGGAGGAGATCCAGCAGTTAGCCTGCTCCTGCTTCCGTTTAAACTCCCTTCAAATGGCAGCGTTGCTGCAGCAGGAAAAGCTTCCCCGCAACCTGGTTGATACGGCCATAAGGATGGCGGAATCTGTGGCTGACGAACTAACCCGTGCCGATGGACGAGAGGTTCGGTTGGAAGAATCACCAGAGCTTCACTTGGCGCTTCTGCTGCCCGACGATGGATTCAGCTGTGATGTGGTGCGTGGCATTCCCACCGGTCTCGTAGACTTCCTCAATCCCCTCCAGCAGCAGGGCATGTGCCGTCTGGCGGCCCAACCAACCTCCATTGGCCTTTGGACGGTCTATATGCATCAGTTTAAT GCTCGCAGTTCCAGTGCCATGTCTAACAAACTTCCGCAACCGGAATTGCAGCTCATTAAGCTACACAAGAACAGCAACGGCATGGGCTTATCCATCGTCGCTGCGAAGGGAGCTGGTCAGGAGAAGCTGGGCATCTACATCAAGAGTGTGGTGCCTGGTGGAGCGGCAGATGCAGATGGACGTCTGCAAGCTGGCGACCAGCTTCTGCGCGTGGATGGGCAGAGCTTGATTGGCATCACCCAAGAGAG GGCTGCGGACTACCTGGTGCGAACGGGTCCTGTGGTCAGTTTGGAAGTGGCCAAGCAGGGAGCCATCTATCACGGGCTGGCTACGCTGCTCCAGCAGCCTAGTCCGGTGATCCAGCGTG CCCTGGCCAATTCCAAGTCACGCAGCACGCACAGTTTGCATACCAATACATCTGGAATGGGTGGAATCGGcggagctgcagcaggaggAATGCTGGGTCAGCCAAATGGCAGCCACAacaatgcaaatggaaatggaaatggcaacggcaacgaGCAGGGATTCTATCAGAATCTCAGCGTGTATCGGGCGCAAAATCAGAGCCAACCGATTTTGAACGAGAG ACCGCCGATCGCCGCACATGCCGCCATGAACGCCTACAATGGCAGTTCCCCGCTtgcaccgcagcagcaaccacagcagcaacagcaatcgccataccagcagcagcagcagcaacatatgCAGGCCAACGCTAACCTCCCGCCCACGCGACCCGTCTCAGCCTATTACCACAGCCAGCAgtcggcgcagcagcagctgcagcaacagcagcagcagcaacagcagcagcaacaacactccctgcagcagcaacagttcgCACTCAGCAGCGGTAATCTCaatggccagcagcaacagcaccagcaccagctcACCTTGAACAACCGCACCAAGAGCCAGCAGAACTTCCAGCACACTCTTCGTATGCAGCAGATGATGGCTCCCTCCATGCCCAACATCAGCAATATGTaccatcaccagcagcaacaacagcaacagctgcccctgcagcaacagcagcagcagcaacagcaacctcTGATGAGCAGCAGTCAGAGCATGCAGAATGTCAACGATTTCACAGGTGGCTATCAGAATGGCAGTCTGGAGTACAGGCGCAGTCAGCTCCATGATCCATCCACGCTCTACGAaattcagcagcaacagttgcaacaacagcagcagcagcagcaggcatcGCCGAATTTTATAGCCCTGCCCCCGAAACCATTGGGCAGCTTACAGTCTCCCAATAAACCAAATGTTCCACCAAGTACAGCACCaaaaccgcagcagcaacagcagcgataTCTAGGACAATCCCTGCCGGCAGAGGACAAGCCGCCTCTACCGCCCACAGCAACGCATCCGCTCTTTAAAGCCACGCAGCAGATTGCTCCGGGAATGAATTACGTAGCTAGTACATTAGATCCGCCAAAGGGCAGCTATGTGGCGTCCAATCAAGGGAACAATCGTCCCCTTCACAGCGGTAGCAATCCATGGGAAAGGGAGGAGCGTGAAAAGGATCTAGAGATGCGGCGCGAACACATTCGCCAGTGGCGGGAGCAGCAGATATCGGAGCTGTCCCAGATCATATCCCGTTCCCCAATGCAAGAGGAGCAACTAAAAACCCTGATACTCGAGCGCGACTTTGAGCGAAGAGCACAAGAACTACAAGAGCAAGAGGAACAGGATCAGGAACAGCAGTACGACAAGGAGAACGTCCAGGAGTTGTTCAGACTGGCTGGCGGCGGTCAGGTCAGTGCCATACAAACACCCATTACCAGTTACCGACAAACGGAGATAAAACTGGCGGAGATGCCGGACAGCAACAGTCTGGTGGATTCAGTGCCACCACAGCCACCAGCACCAACTGCCCAGCCGCTGAGCAGCAACACCCAGCAGCCGAAGAGTATACTTAAGCACAATCGGTATTCCGAAGGTGGGGTTGGTCCCAGTGGGGCACCCTCGTCGCCATCGAAGTCGCAGAAATCCGCAAGTTTTGCGGACGAACGACATCTGCACACTGAGCATCCGATATCCAATCTAGCGAAGGAGCTTAATCAGCTCACAATGCTTGATAAGGACAATAACAACGAGACTCTGGATGCTGTAGTGCCGCCACCTCCACCGCCAGAAAGGAACAGCTCTTATTTAATCATGTCACAGCAGAAACTGCGGGGCAGCACTGGAAACGCAACCTCGTCCATGGGCCTACTGAAAACGGCCACCAGCAATCAGGCCGCAGCTGCCGTGGAGATTAAAAAGGCATCTCTTCTGAACACTCaaaccaataataacaacaatttgaGTGGAAGCTTAAACAACAACACCATGCAAGGATCACCACTCAGCGCCATGGAACTCAATGCCGCCTATGTTTCGGCCACGGGAACAGGAATAATTGGAGGATTGGGCacaccacctccgccgccaccgtTGATGCAGAGGGACAACAAGCGGGTGAGCTTCCACGATGAAGAGAATAATTTTGTGAGCGGGAAtagccagcaacaacagctgcagcagcaatatATTATGGATAATTACGGTATGGAGCATCAGGATTTGGACACTATCAGAGAGGATACGAGT TATCTGCAACACAATCTCGATGCCTCCATGCTGCCATCTATGCCAGCCACTCCAGATGCTGCCCTGTGGAACACCTCAGTGCAATCCACTCCGGGCGTCATTGGCGCTCAAGAAGTGTACAG AGATCCCCGTACGCGTCGACTGGCggagaaacagcagcagcaacagcaacaacgggCTGGAGATGCGGTGCCCGAAAAGCTATCGTTCAAGGAGAAGATGAAGATGTTTGCCCTGGAGTCGGGGGAAGATAACACGCCCAAGGACAAGCTGAAAATATCGCGTGCCCAACGAGATATAGACGCGGTGCACTAA